The following proteins come from a genomic window of Musa acuminata AAA Group cultivar baxijiao chromosome BXJ1-7, Cavendish_Baxijiao_AAA, whole genome shotgun sequence:
- the LOC135679651 gene encoding sugar transport protein MST4 — MAGGFSVSASAGSQFEAKITPVVIISCLMAATGGLMFGYDVGISGGVTSMDDFLIKFFPKVYRRKTESKDSNYCKYDNQGLQLFTSSLYLAGLTATFFASYTTRNLGRKHTMLIAGVFFLVGVILNGAAQDLAMLIIGRILLGCGVGFANQAVPLFLSEIAPTRIRGGLNILFQLNVTIGILFANLVNYGTSKIHPWGWRLSLSLAGVPALLLTVGALFVVDTPNSLIERGRLEEGKAVLKKIRGTDNVEPEFNEILEASRVAHQVKHPFRNLLKRRNRPQLVIAILFQIFQQFTGINAIMFYAPVLFNTLGFKSDASLYSAVITGAVNVLSTVVSIYSVDRVGRRILLLEAGVQMFISQVVIAIVLGIKVTDHSENLSHGYAIFVVVMVCTFVSSFAWSWGPLGWLIPSETFPMETRSAGQSVTVCVNLLFTFVIAQAFLSMLCHLKYGIFAFFSGWVVVMSVFVLFFLPETKNVPIEEMTEKVWKQHWFWKRFMDDDDRVVDVDYKKNTQP, encoded by the exons ATGGCCGGAGGCTTCTCCGTGTCGGCGTCGGCCGGCAGCCAGTTCGAGGCGAAGATAACGCCGGTGGTCATCATCTCCTGCTTGATGGCCGCCACCGGGGGTTTGATGTTTGGCTACGACGTCGGTATCTCAG GCGGCGTGACCTCCATGGATGACTTCTTGATCAAGTTCTTCCCCAAAGTCTACCGTCGGAAGACCGAGTCCAAAGACAGCAACTACTGCAAGTACGACAACCAGGGCCTTCAGCTGTTTACCTCCTCGCTCTACCTCGCCGGCCTCACTGCCACCTTCTTCGCTTCCTACACCACCCGCAACCTCGGCCGTAAGCACACCATGTTGATCGCCGGCGTCTTCTTCCTTGTGGGAGTCATCCTCAACGGCGCGGCCCAGGATCTCGCCATGCTAATCATCGGCAGAATCCTCCTCGGTTGCGGTGTTGGGTTTGCCAACCAG GCCGTTCCCCTGTTTCTGTCGGAGATTGCACCCACCAGAATCCGTGGAGGCCTCAACATCTTGTTTCAGCTCAATGTCACCATCGGCATCCTCTTCGCCAACCTCGTCAACTACGGAACTTCCAA GATTCACCCTTGGGGATGGAGACTGTCCCTCTCGCTGGCCGGCGTCCCGGCGCTGCTTCTCACCGTGGGGGCGCTGTTCGTGGTGGACACGCCCAACAGCCTCATCGAGCGTGGGCGGCTCGAGGAAGGCAAGGCGGTGCTCAAGAAGATTCGCGGGACCGACAACGTGGAGCCGGAGTTCAACGAGATCCTGGAGGCGAGTCGCGTTGCGCACCAGGTGAAGCACCCCTTCCGCAACCTTCTCAAACGTCGCAACCGTCCTCAGCTCGTCATCGCTATCCTCTTCCAG ATCTTTCAGCAGTTCACTGGAATCAATGCCATCATGTTCTACGCCCCGGTGCTCTTCAACACACTGGGGTTCAAGAGCGACGCCTCCCTCTACTCCGCGGTGATCACCGGCGCCGTCAACGTGCTCTCGACGGTGGTGTCGATCTACTCGGTGGACCGGGTAGGGCGGCGGATCCTCCTCCTGGAGGCCGGGGTGCAGATGTTCATCTCCCAGGTGGTGATCGCGATCGTGCTCGGCATCAAGGTGACCGACCACTCCGAGAACCTGAGCCACGGCTACGCCATCTTCGTGGTGGTGATGGTGTGCACCTTCGTGTCCTCGTTCGCCTGGTCGTGGGGGCCACTGGGGTGGCTCATTCCCAGCGAAACCTTCCCGATGGAGACGCGGTCGGCCGGGCAGAGCGTGACGGTGTGCGTCAACCTGCTCTTCACATTCGTCATCGCGCAGGCCTTCCTCTCGATGCTCTGCCACCTCAAGTACGGCATCTTCGCCTTCTTCTCGGGGTGGGTGGTGGTGATGTCCGTCTTCGTGCTCTTCTTCCTCCCCGAGACGAAGAATGTTCCCATCGAGGAGATGACGGAGAAGGTGTGGAAGCAGCACTGGTTCTGGAAGAGGTTCATGGACGACGACGATCGCGTCGTTGATGTTGACTACAAAAAAAACACACAACCATAG